In a genomic window of Meriones unguiculatus strain TT.TT164.6M chromosome 8, Bangor_MerUng_6.1, whole genome shotgun sequence:
- the LOC110562104 gene encoding sphingomyelin phosphodiesterase 5: MSSTQARGAQGATCTHSACHLVLTSCSSCGLLRIQLSRWKPMSTPDVSQRRSPVRHESSPDWPPTPDWPPTPDALRPSPFRHPVLQALYSLSRMLLFPAYWSLDQLLGCWAPTVQPSSLGWLKTLAGSGAALLSLVVVGLPMALFGLVLWLPLQVWRRPFCYQPPPAYWVWPQPWHPPAERVRCFVFLTANLCLLPDGLARFSNLSHSQQRAEAIGAVLLGSLQKSEYGVTGCSQPLPEGPDGVLRATIPMDLDFVCLQEVFDLRAARRLVHILVPNLGPVLYDVGTFGLVSGPYIKLLGSGLLLASRYPLLRATFRCFPNARREDAMASKGLLSAQAQLGILDGRRIVGYLHCTHLQAPREDGHIRCKQMALLLEWAEEFEAESLQSGETVAFSVVLGDLNFDNSSQVHTKEQGHKLFRSFQDPCRLGTCKEQPWALGTILRTSMLHHSIASSPEMLREALEEEKGRRLYLAGAPNRRRSGTSWKGRRLDYIIYRGMPGSPLSPEVEQVIFSTALAGLTDHLAVGLKLQVVCS; this comes from the exons ATGTCCAGCACTCAGGCTCGCGGGGCACAGGGCGCTACCTGTACGCACAGTGCGTGCCACTTGGTCTTAACCTCCTGCAGCTCGTGTGGACTCTTAAGGATTCAACTCTCACGCTGGAAACCTATGAGTACCCCAGACGTTTCGCAGCGAAGGAGCCCTGTGCGCCATGAATCTTCACCGGACTGGCCCCCGACACCCGACTGGCCCCCGACACCCGACGCCCTGAGGCCTTCACCCTTCCGGCACCCCGTGCTGCAAGCCCTCTACAGCTTATCTCGTATGCTGCTCTTCCCGGCCTATTGGTCTCTGGACCAGCTGCTAGGCTGCTGGGCACCGACGGTGCAACCCAGCAGCTTAGGTTGGCTCAAAACCCTAGCAGGAAGTGGGGCGGCGTTGCTATCGCTGGTGGTAGTCGGCCTACCCATGGCTCTGTTCGGCTTGGTGCTCTGGCTGCCCCTGCAGGTCTGGCGCCGCCCCTTCTGCTATCAGCCTCCTCCGGCATACTGGGTGTGGCCACAGCCCTGGCACCCGCCTGCTGAGCGCGTGCGCTGCTTTGTCTTTCTCACTGCTAACCTGTGCCTGCTCCCTGACGGGCTGGCACGCTTCAGCAACCTGTCGCACAGCCAGCAGCGTGCGGAGGCCATTGGCGCCGTATTGCTAGGTAGCCTTCAAAAGTCAGAGTATGGGGTTACCGGGTGCAGCCAGCCGCTGCCCGAGGGGCCTGACGGTGTGCTGAGGGCCACAATACCTATGGATTTGGACTTCGTGTGCCTCCAGGAAGTCTTCGACCTCCGCGCAGCTCGTCGTCTTGTGCACATCCTGGTGCCAAACCTGGGCCCGGTTCTTTACGATGTGGGCACGTTTGGCTTGGTGTCTGGGCCGTACATCAAGCTACTGGGCAGTGGGCTCCTGCTGGCCTCGCGCTACCCGCTGCTGCGTGCTACCTTCCGTTGCTTTCCTAACGCTCGTCGCGAGGACGCCATGGCCTCCAAAGGTCTATTATCTGCCCAG GCGCAGCTAGGCATCCTGGACGGGCGCCGCATCGTGGGATACCTTCACTGTACACACTTGCAGGCACCCCGTG AGGATGGGCATATTCGCTGCAAACAGATGGCCCTGCTCCTGGAATGGGCTGAGGAGTTTGAGGCTGAGAGCCTCCAGAGCGGTGAGACCGTAGCCTTCAGCGTCGTCCTGGGAGATCTCAATTTCGACAACTCCTCACAGG TTCACACCAAGGAGCAGGGGCATAAACTCTTCAGGAGTTTCCAGGATCCCTGTCGGCTGGGCACCTGCAAGGAGCAGCCCTGGGCCTTGG GGACAATCTTGAGAACTTCCATGCTGCACCACTCCATTGCCAGCTCCCCAGAGATGCTCCGGGA GGCCCTGGAGGAGGAAAAAGGGCGACGCCTCTACCTGGCAGGAGCCCCTAATAGAAGGCGCTCAGGTACATCCTGGAAGGGCCGGCGTCTGGACTATATCATCTATCGGGGAATGCCCGGGAGTCCCCTGAGTCCG gagGTGGAGCAGGTGATCTTCAGTACTGCCCTGGCGGGGCTCACAGACCACTTGGCTGTGGGCCTGAAGCTTCAGGTTGTGTGCTCCTGA